The Tistrella mobilis genome window below encodes:
- a CDS encoding RimK family protein has product MHRHIVIVDRPEDRASVPAATGRVVLTAREFVEAPPPEKSGAKVVNLVRDHHYLSLGYYASLLAEGRGDRVIPTPHALTEISSKRIYAHALPELTAIARRHLLAPLAGGAVTRTVTVIFGETCEAETAALGRRAFELFRLPLMALHLTYGASEPAAGGRLGWTVRSMRSRSLRGLDAAERHRFETALERFTSDRWRDPKPRPGSRYSLAILHDPDDPLPPSNPKALERFRRIGRSLGMEVELITRRDYPRLAEYDALFIRETTRIDHHTFRFATRAAQEGMPVIDDPQSIVRCTNKIYLAELLRTHNLPAPRTMILHRDRLLEAETLGYPVVLKIPDGAFSNGVFKAENREQLVALGARVFARSELALAQSFVYTAFDWRVGILNRQPIYACQYFMSRNHWQIVKHGGDGRIDEGRFRTFGVDEAPADVIDVALRAAAPIGDGLYGVDLKQNAEGVFVIEVNDNPNIDAGVEDAVLKDELYRIVLKEFIRRIDAARAGTAA; this is encoded by the coding sequence ATGCACCGGCATATCGTCATCGTCGACCGCCCCGAAGATCGGGCATCGGTACCTGCCGCCACGGGCCGCGTGGTGCTGACGGCGCGCGAATTCGTCGAGGCGCCGCCGCCGGAGAAGTCCGGCGCAAAGGTGGTGAACCTGGTGCGGGATCATCACTATCTCTCGCTCGGCTACTATGCCTCGCTGCTGGCGGAAGGCCGGGGCGACAGGGTCATCCCCACCCCGCATGCCCTGACCGAGATTTCCTCGAAGCGCATCTATGCCCATGCCCTGCCCGAGCTGACCGCGATCGCCCGGCGCCATCTGCTGGCGCCGCTGGCCGGCGGTGCGGTCACCCGCACGGTGACGGTCATCTTCGGCGAGACCTGCGAGGCCGAGACCGCGGCGCTGGGGCGGCGGGCCTTCGAACTGTTCCGCCTGCCACTGATGGCGCTGCACCTGACCTATGGCGCATCGGAACCGGCCGCCGGCGGGCGGCTGGGCTGGACGGTACGTTCCATGCGCAGCCGCAGCCTGCGCGGGCTGGATGCAGCCGAACGCCACCGGTTCGAAACCGCGCTGGAGCGCTTCACCTCGGACCGCTGGCGGGATCCGAAGCCGCGGCCCGGCAGCCGCTACAGCCTTGCCATCCTGCACGATCCCGACGACCCGCTGCCGCCGTCGAATCCCAAGGCGCTGGAACGGTTCCGCAGGATCGGCCGGAGCCTGGGCATGGAGGTGGAGCTGATCACCCGGCGCGACTATCCACGGCTGGCGGAATACGACGCGCTGTTCATCCGCGAGACCACCCGGATCGATCACCACACCTTCCGCTTCGCAACCAGGGCCGCGCAGGAGGGCATGCCGGTGATCGACGACCCGCAGTCGATCGTCCGCTGCACCAACAAGATCTATCTGGCCGAACTGCTGCGCACCCATAATCTGCCGGCGCCGCGCACCATGATCCTGCACCGCGACCGGCTGCTGGAGGCCGAAACGCTGGGCTATCCGGTGGTGCTGAAGATCCCGGACGGCGCCTTTTCGAACGGGGTCTTCAAGGCCGAGAACCGCGAGCAGCTCGTGGCCCTGGGCGCCCGGGTCTTCGCCCGCAGCGAGCTGGCGCTGGCCCAGTCCTTCGTCTACACCGCCTTCGACTGGCGGGTCGGCATCCTGAACCGGCAGCCGATCTATGCCTGCCAGTATTTCATGTCGCGCAACCACTGGCAGATCGTGAAACATGGCGGCGACGGCCGCATCGACGAGGGCCGCTTCCGCACCTTCGGAGTCGACGAGGCCCCGGCCGACGTGATCGATGTCGCCCTGCGCGCCGCCGCCCCGATCGGCGACGGCCTCTATGGTGTCGACCTGAAGCAGAACGCCGAAGGCGTGTTCGTGATCGAGGTCAACGACAACCCCAATATCGATGCCGGGGTCGAGGATGCGGTGCTGAAGGACGAGCTGTACCGCATCGTGCTGAAGGAGTTCATCCGGCGGATCGATGCCGCCCGGGCGGGCACTGCGGCGTAA
- a CDS encoding TonB-dependent receptor family protein, giving the protein MMTRLPPRGGRTRPAMHGLLSATALTALAPMAAAADNATPLPRLQIEAPATASRTAPDAATRQAELEGRLPGSFAVLPAAAFENSRAFTLGDMIATVPGVYAQSRFGQSETKLSIRGSGLSRNFHMRGVKLSLDGLPINTNDGAGDFQQIDPLTLRQVEVLKGANAMSDGVSMLGGEIRMESRTGLSDPGVTARAETGSFGFVRSHAGFGVAEGRMDAHLSATVNREDGFRAHSAHDNKTFAGNLGWRLSDAVETRLYLGYDDLWQELPSALTLDQALNRPRSTAAGNITGDQRRDITSVRLANRWSISLGEATELELGGWVLDKSLYHPIFQVLDYDYLDGGVQAKLSTTTELAGMSHGLTFGMRLAGGETDARRYVNIGGSRGALTAEGTERGRTYEAWAEDAIGLTPSLTLVLGVQAMHATRGYDDAFLSDGDDSGEARYDEVNPRLGLIWQAAPDWQLYGNLSRSAEPPTLSEVNPSTAPGFADIDAQTAWTLEIGSRGRIGRLGFDVAVFESHLRDELQTFGTITGGTTTINADRTIHRGLEAGFDLTLTEVLALKASYTWSDFRFDGDPTYGDNALPGVPPHRVYGELRWQPVQGAWIAPNVEWVPVDYAVDNAESLDAPGYTLLGIRAGWEPVAGVTLFLDGRNLTDENYIATTSVAPTADADAALFYPGNGAAIYGGISYRF; this is encoded by the coding sequence ATGATGACCCGTCTTCCGCCCCGTGGCGGCCGCACCCGGCCGGCCATGCACGGCCTGCTGTCGGCCACCGCCCTCACCGCCCTCGCGCCCATGGCCGCCGCCGCAGACAATGCCACCCCCCTGCCCCGGCTTCAGATCGAGGCACCGGCCACGGCCTCGCGCACGGCACCCGATGCCGCAACCCGGCAGGCCGAGCTGGAGGGCCGCCTGCCCGGCAGCTTCGCCGTGCTGCCGGCAGCCGCGTTCGAGAACAGCCGCGCCTTCACCCTGGGCGACATGATCGCGACCGTGCCCGGCGTCTATGCCCAGTCGCGCTTCGGCCAGTCCGAAACCAAGCTGTCGATCCGCGGATCCGGCCTCAGCCGCAATTTTCACATGCGCGGCGTGAAGCTCAGCCTCGACGGTCTGCCGATCAACACCAATGACGGCGCCGGCGATTTCCAGCAGATCGACCCGCTGACCCTGCGCCAGGTGGAGGTGCTGAAGGGCGCCAACGCCATGTCGGACGGCGTGTCGATGCTGGGCGGCGAGATCCGGATGGAAAGCCGGACGGGGTTGAGCGATCCGGGCGTCACCGCCCGGGCCGAGACCGGCAGCTTCGGCTTCGTGCGCAGCCATGCGGGTTTCGGCGTGGCCGAGGGGCGGATGGACGCCCATCTGTCGGCAACGGTCAACCGCGAGGACGGGTTTCGCGCGCATTCGGCCCATGACAACAAGACCTTCGCCGGCAATCTCGGCTGGCGGCTGAGCGATGCGGTCGAGACCCGGCTCTATCTGGGCTATGACGATCTCTGGCAGGAACTGCCGAGCGCGCTCACCCTGGATCAGGCGCTGAACCGGCCGCGGAGCACGGCGGCCGGCAACATCACCGGCGACCAGCGCCGCGACATCACCTCGGTCCGGCTGGCAAATCGCTGGTCGATCTCGCTGGGCGAGGCGACGGAACTGGAACTCGGCGGCTGGGTGCTCGACAAATCGCTCTATCACCCGATCTTCCAGGTGCTCGACTACGACTATCTGGATGGCGGCGTGCAGGCGAAGCTTTCCACCACCACCGAGCTTGCCGGCATGTCGCACGGTCTCACCTTCGGCATGCGGCTGGCCGGCGGCGAGACCGATGCCCGGCGCTATGTGAATATCGGCGGCAGCCGCGGCGCGTTGACCGCCGAAGGCACCGAGCGCGGCCGCACTTACGAGGCCTGGGCGGAAGACGCGATCGGCCTCACCCCCTCCCTCACCCTGGTGCTGGGAGTGCAGGCGATGCATGCGACCCGCGGCTATGACGATGCCTTCCTGTCGGATGGCGACGATTCGGGCGAGGCGCGCTATGACGAAGTCAACCCCCGCCTGGGGCTGATCTGGCAGGCGGCGCCGGACTGGCAGCTTTATGGCAATCTGTCGCGCAGTGCCGAGCCCCCGACCCTGTCGGAGGTGAATCCGAGCACGGCCCCGGGCTTCGCCGATATCGACGCCCAGACCGCCTGGACGCTGGAAATCGGCAGCCGCGGCCGCATCGGCCGGCTGGGCTTCGATGTGGCGGTGTTCGAATCGCACCTGCGCGACGAACTCCAGACCTTCGGCACGATCACCGGCGGCACCACCACCATCAATGCCGACCGCACGATCCATCGCGGGCTGGAAGCCGGTTTCGACCTGACGCTGACCGAGGTGCTGGCGCTCAAGGCCTCGTATACCTGGTCGGATTTCCGCTTCGACGGCGACCCGACCTATGGCGACAACGCCCTGCCCGGCGTGCCGCCGCACCGGGTGTATGGCGAACTGCGCTGGCAGCCGGTCCAGGGCGCCTGGATCGCGCCCAATGTCGAATGGGTACCGGTCGATTATGCCGTCGACAATGCCGAAAGCCTGGACGCCCCCGGCTATACCCTGCTCGGCATCCGCGCCGGCTGGGAACCGGTCGCCGGGGTGACCCTGTTCCTGGACGGCCGCAACCTGACCGACGAGAACTACATCGCCACCACCAGCGTCGCCCCCACCGCGGATGCCGACGCCGCCCTGTTCTATCCGGGCAACGGCGCCGCGATCTATGGGGGGATTTCGTACCGCTTCTGA
- a CDS encoding PaaI family thioesterase — translation MTRPLPDLAAALAAAAASVEHPGPLIPEGALGPDFPAARRADVELVLSLPFQRLMGFELVRITRDGAESRLRLDARHATPAGTVHGGVLYGLLDPAAYLALLPHLPEGANASTHDIFVSVMRPAPIGADLRFHARVIRSGRRVAFLDAEARLGDTVYAAARITKTVFGA, via the coding sequence GTGACCCGACCTCTCCCCGATCTGGCCGCGGCGCTTGCCGCCGCGGCCGCCTCCGTCGAACATCCGGGCCCGCTGATCCCCGAAGGTGCGCTCGGCCCCGACTTTCCGGCCGCCCGCCGCGCCGATGTCGAACTGGTGCTGAGCCTGCCCTTTCAGCGGCTGATGGGGTTCGAACTGGTGCGCATCACCCGCGACGGTGCCGAATCGCGCCTGCGCCTGGATGCCCGCCATGCCACCCCCGCCGGCACGGTCCATGGCGGCGTGCTCTACGGCCTGCTGGATCCTGCCGCCTATCTGGCCCTGCTGCCCCATCTGCCCGAGGGTGCCAACGCCTCCACCCACGACATTTTCGTCAGCGTGATGCGCCCGGCCCCCATCGGCGCCGATCTGCGTTTCCACGCCCGCGTCATCCGCAGCGGCCGCCGCGTCGCCTTCCTCGACGCCGAGGCCCGGCTGGGCGACACGGTCTACGCCGCGGCGCGGATCACCAAGACGGTGTTTGGGGCGTAA
- a CDS encoding class I adenylate-forming enzyme family protein: MSQTDQTIPASAPTLRRELHFGDRVVPCYADRPADLGALVRATFARMAEAEAVIDGDRRMTYAGLEAASDRVAGALAAAGVAQGDRVGLLLGNRAEIVTAWVACIRLGAIAVPLNTREQKPELTYVLGNCGAKAVIFEDELADRLPDAADVPALTLRVAMGDGEVPAPAGALPWAEIEAGRPFGGWAAVGEDDTAVILYTSGTTGKPKGAELSHINIVHSCEHYVDHMALTMDGRERSVLAVPATHVTGLVAVVALMIRVGGATVMMRAFKAPAFLKLAEAERMTYGIMVPAMYNLCLLQPDFAGYDLAAWRIGGYGGAPMPMATISRLAELLPGLILVNAYGATETTSPSTIMPLGEGATRGDTVGRPVRCAEIRIMDEAGREVGPGEAGELWIRGPMVVKGYWARPDANAENFVSGFWRSGDIGSMDEAGYVKVFDRRKDMINRGGYKIFSAEVESELSFHPWVSESAIVSRPCPVLGERTHCFVMLKGEGLEKSEDEVAATLKSFLAARLSDYKVPDYFTFGADPLPRNANGKLLKRDLRDRALAEAAA; encoded by the coding sequence ATGTCCCAGACCGACCAGACCATTCCCGCCTCCGCCCCGACGCTCCGGCGTGAACTCCATTTCGGCGACCGCGTCGTGCCCTGCTATGCCGACCGCCCCGCTGATCTTGGTGCGCTGGTCCGCGCGACCTTCGCCCGCATGGCCGAGGCCGAGGCGGTGATCGACGGCGACCGGCGGATGACCTATGCCGGGCTCGAAGCCGCTTCCGACCGGGTGGCGGGTGCCCTGGCGGCGGCTGGCGTGGCTCAGGGCGACCGGGTCGGTCTGCTGCTCGGCAATCGCGCCGAGATCGTGACCGCCTGGGTGGCCTGCATCCGGCTGGGGGCGATCGCGGTGCCGCTCAACACCCGCGAGCAGAAGCCCGAACTCACTTATGTGCTGGGCAATTGCGGCGCGAAGGCGGTGATCTTCGAGGACGAACTGGCCGACCGCCTGCCCGATGCGGCGGATGTGCCGGCGCTCACCCTGCGTGTCGCCATGGGCGACGGCGAGGTCCCGGCCCCGGCGGGTGCATTGCCCTGGGCGGAGATCGAGGCGGGCCGGCCCTTCGGCGGCTGGGCGGCGGTCGGCGAAGACGACACCGCGGTCATCCTTTACACCTCGGGCACCACGGGCAAGCCCAAGGGTGCCGAGCTGTCGCACATCAACATCGTCCATTCCTGCGAGCATTACGTCGACCACATGGCGCTCACCATGGACGGGCGCGAGCGGTCGGTGCTGGCGGTGCCGGCGACCCATGTCACCGGGCTGGTGGCGGTGGTCGCGCTGATGATCCGGGTCGGCGGTGCGACGGTGATGATGCGCGCCTTCAAGGCGCCCGCTTTTCTGAAGCTCGCCGAAGCCGAGCGCATGACCTATGGGATCATGGTGCCGGCGATGTACAATCTCTGCCTGCTCCAGCCCGATTTCGCCGGCTACGACCTCGCCGCCTGGCGGATCGGCGGCTATGGCGGCGCGCCGATGCCGATGGCGACCATCAGCCGTCTGGCGGAACTGCTGCCCGGGCTGATCCTGGTCAATGCCTATGGCGCGACCGAGACCACCTCGCCCAGCACGATCATGCCGCTGGGTGAAGGTGCCACCCGGGGCGACACCGTCGGCCGGCCGGTGCGCTGCGCCGAAATCCGGATCATGGACGAAGCCGGCCGCGAGGTGGGCCCGGGCGAAGCGGGCGAGCTGTGGATTCGCGGGCCGATGGTGGTGAAGGGCTATTGGGCACGGCCGGATGCCAATGCCGAGAATTTCGTCTCGGGCTTCTGGCGCTCGGGCGATATCGGCTCGATGGACGAGGCCGGCTATGTGAAGGTCTTCGACCGTCGCAAGGACATGATCAATCGCGGCGGCTACAAGATCTTCTCGGCCGAGGTCGAAAGCGAACTCTCCTTCCATCCCTGGGTGTCGGAAAGCGCCATCGTCTCGCGGCCCTGCCCGGTGCTGGGAGAGCGCACCCATTGCTTCGTGATGCTGAAGGGCGAGGGGCTGGAGAAGAGTGAGGACGAGGTGGCCGCCACCCTGAAATCCTTCCTCGCCGCCCGGCTGTCGGACTACAAGGTGCCCGACTATTTCACCTTCGGCGCCGACCCGCTGCCGCGCAATGCCAACGGCAAGCTGCTGAAGCGCGATCTGCGCGACCGGGCGCTCGCCGAAGCGGCCGCCTGA
- a CDS encoding ATP-binding cassette domain-containing protein, with protein sequence MLQIDHVSTAIASVRVLRDVNLTVGTGHMVGLVGRNGAGKTSLMRTVMGHLPVTGGRITFDGADLSALPKHGRAALGIGFMQEDRGLVPELTVEENILLPVWVSKSLKPKPRLDLVYGYMPELTEMRDRRALQLSGGQQKLVALARALAVGTKLLLLDEPFEGVAPALAQRLADVIGRLRAERQSILISHSDMNHDKSLYDDVTVIERGANAAAGAAAH encoded by the coding sequence ATGCTCCAGATCGATCACGTCTCCACCGCCATCGCCTCGGTCCGGGTGCTGCGCGATGTCAACCTCACCGTCGGCACCGGCCATATGGTCGGGCTGGTCGGGCGCAACGGCGCCGGCAAAACCAGCCTGATGCGCACGGTGATGGGCCACCTGCCGGTGACCGGCGGGCGCATCACCTTCGATGGCGCCGATCTTTCCGCCCTGCCCAAGCATGGCCGGGCGGCGCTCGGCATCGGCTTCATGCAGGAGGATCGCGGTCTCGTCCCCGAACTCACGGTGGAAGAGAACATCCTGCTGCCGGTCTGGGTGTCGAAGAGCCTGAAGCCGAAACCCCGGCTCGACCTGGTCTATGGCTACATGCCCGAGCTGACGGAGATGCGCGATCGCCGGGCCTTGCAGCTGTCGGGCGGCCAGCAGAAGCTGGTGGCGCTGGCGCGCGCGCTGGCCGTGGGCACGAAACTTCTGCTGCTGGACGAGCCCTTCGAGGGGGTTGCCCCGGCGCTGGCCCAGCGGCTGGCCGATGTCATCGGCCGGCTGCGTGCCGAGCGGCAATCCATCCTGATCTCGCATTCCGACATGAACCACGACAAATCGCTCTACGACGACGTGACCGTCATCGAACGCGGCGCCAATGCCGCGGCCGGTGCCGCGGCGCATTGA
- a CDS encoding ABC transporter ATP-binding protein, which produces MNKAIPVLETRNLQKSFGAVTAARDISVAVEAGTRLSVIGSNGAGKTTFVNMVTGYLKPDEGSILLAGEDVTRLDPRRLTRRGIARSFQIPQLCAELTALENMLVARAAAEGGLPFFRPARSAAARDAALEVLERFGLASIADRPVLELAGGTRKLLDIALAMTGRPKLLMLDEPTSGVSAEEKFPFMDRIMAALDQDGVTVLFVEHDMDIVGAYADRVLAFYAGQIIADGAPDLVMADEGVRRHVTGH; this is translated from the coding sequence ATGAACAAGGCGATCCCGGTGCTGGAGACCCGCAATCTCCAGAAATCCTTCGGTGCCGTCACCGCTGCGCGCGACATTTCGGTTGCGGTCGAGGCCGGCACCCGGCTCAGCGTCATCGGCTCCAACGGGGCCGGCAAGACGACCTTCGTCAACATGGTCACCGGCTACCTCAAGCCCGACGAGGGGTCGATCCTGCTGGCGGGGGAAGACGTCACCCGGCTGGATCCGCGGCGGCTGACCCGACGCGGCATCGCCCGGTCCTTCCAGATCCCCCAGCTCTGCGCCGAGTTGACGGCGCTTGAGAACATGCTGGTGGCCAGGGCCGCGGCCGAGGGCGGGCTGCCCTTCTTCCGCCCGGCGCGTTCGGCCGCGGCACGCGATGCCGCCCTTGAGGTGCTGGAGCGGTTCGGTCTGGCGTCGATCGCCGACCGGCCGGTCCTGGAACTGGCCGGCGGCACCCGCAAGCTGCTCGACATCGCCCTCGCCATGACCGGCCGGCCCAAGCTGCTGATGCTGGACGAGCCGACCAGCGGCGTGTCGGCGGAAGAGAAATTCCCGTTCATGGACCGGATCATGGCGGCGCTGGATCAGGACGGGGTGACCGTGCTGTTCGTCGAACACGACATGGACATCGTCGGTGCCTATGCCGACCGGGTTCTGGCCTTCTATGCCGGCCAGATCATCGCCGATGGCGCCCCGGACCTGGTGATGGCCGACGAGGGCGTGCGCCGGCACGTCACCGGCCACTGA
- a CDS encoding branched-chain amino acid ABC transporter permease, whose product MSTRSAVLRPLGAAALVVAALAAAGLVLPSWLLFLTTMAIAHAVVALGLVFMMRGGLVSFGQGLPFCLGAYAAGLAGPWLGLADAVWLLILGGITAGAVAAVFGPLLARYRGIFFAMLTLALSMVLYGLLVKATALGGSDGLNIARPAILGVEPTAASADYALFLLAIVTAGILSAIAAAHFNSVRGLMSLAVKENELRVEYMGASVRSMMAVNFIVAAVYGGIGGALAAIALGHIEPTFAYWTTSGEIVFLAILSGQVSVVAVFVASLILELVRSFANLYFPETWQLALGAFLLAVILFLPKGIGSIWHRGPARHRGPAADEPVAEELVAKESGR is encoded by the coding sequence ATGTCGACCCGATCCGCCGTTCTGCGCCCGCTTGGGGCCGCCGCCCTGGTGGTGGCGGCCCTGGCCGCAGCCGGCCTGGTGCTACCCTCCTGGCTGCTGTTCCTTACCACGATGGCCATCGCCCATGCGGTGGTGGCGCTTGGTCTCGTCTTCATGATGCGCGGCGGCCTGGTCTCCTTCGGCCAGGGGCTGCCCTTCTGCCTGGGCGCCTATGCCGCCGGCCTGGCGGGGCCGTGGCTGGGCCTTGCCGATGCGGTCTGGCTGCTCATCCTGGGCGGCATCACCGCCGGTGCGGTCGCGGCCGTGTTCGGCCCGCTGCTCGCCCGCTATCGCGGCATCTTCTTCGCGATGCTCACACTCGCCCTGTCGATGGTGCTCTACGGCCTGCTGGTCAAGGCGACGGCGCTCGGCGGCTCCGACGGCCTCAACATCGCCCGGCCTGCGATCCTGGGCGTCGAACCCACGGCCGCCTCTGCCGATTACGCGCTGTTCCTGCTCGCCATCGTCACCGCCGGCATCCTGTCGGCGATCGCGGCGGCGCATTTCAACTCGGTCCGCGGGCTGATGTCGCTTGCGGTCAAGGAGAATGAACTCCGCGTCGAATATATGGGCGCCTCGGTGCGGTCGATGATGGCGGTGAATTTCATCGTCGCCGCGGTCTATGGCGGCATCGGCGGCGCGCTCGCCGCCATTGCCTTGGGCCATATCGAGCCGACCTTCGCCTACTGGACCACCTCGGGCGAAATCGTGTTCCTGGCGATCCTGTCGGGCCAGGTGAGCGTGGTGGCGGTGTTCGTGGCCTCGCTGATCCTGGAGCTGGTGCGCTCCTTCGCCAATCTCTACTTCCCCGAGACATGGCAGCTGGCGCTGGGCGCCTTCCTGCTGGCGGTGATCCTGTTCCTGCCCAAGGGCATCGGGTCGATCTGGCATCGCGGCCCCGCACGCCACCGCGGCCCTGCCGCCGACGAGCCTGTTGCCGAGGAGCTGGTTGCGAAGGAGAGCGGCCGATGA
- a CDS encoding branched-chain amino acid ABC transporter permease, with the protein MELLLTVLVDGLIYAAWLFIVALGLTLVFGVLKILNIAHGSFYAIGAYAAASTVAWFVSLGLAPEWSLLAMLLAAAGVAALLGPLLERGLLRLFYGRDEVLLVLVTYALFLMLEDLVKLVWGVDPYYVSEPYMLFGNIEAGPLFYVGYDIALIGLAVLCGLAVWFGLNRTTIGKIVLAVIHNPEMSASMGVNINRVYVGAFLCGVFLAALGGAFTAPQISVQPGLSVGVIILSFAVVIIGGLGSIEGAAVGALIVGLARAGAVHLMPDAELFIIYLVMAAVLVFRPEGLFARVQARKI; encoded by the coding sequence ATGGAGCTTCTGCTCACCGTCCTCGTGGACGGGCTGATCTATGCAGCCTGGCTGTTCATCGTGGCACTGGGGCTGACCCTGGTCTTCGGCGTGCTGAAGATCCTGAACATCGCCCATGGCAGCTTCTATGCGATCGGCGCCTATGCCGCCGCCTCCACCGTCGCCTGGTTCGTGAGCCTGGGGCTGGCCCCCGAATGGTCGCTGCTGGCCATGCTGCTGGCGGCCGCCGGTGTCGCGGCGCTGCTGGGGCCGCTGCTGGAACGCGGCCTGCTCCGGCTGTTCTACGGCCGTGACGAGGTGCTGCTGGTGCTGGTCACCTATGCGCTGTTCCTGATGCTCGAAGACCTGGTCAAGCTGGTCTGGGGCGTCGATCCCTATTACGTGTCGGAGCCCTACATGCTGTTCGGCAATATCGAGGCCGGGCCGCTGTTCTATGTGGGTTACGACATCGCCCTGATCGGGCTTGCCGTGCTTTGCGGTCTCGCCGTCTGGTTCGGGCTCAATCGCACCACCATCGGGAAGATCGTCCTCGCCGTCATCCACAACCCTGAGATGTCGGCTTCGATGGGCGTCAACATCAACCGGGTCTATGTCGGCGCCTTTCTCTGCGGCGTGTTTCTGGCGGCGCTCGGCGGTGCCTTCACCGCGCCGCAGATCTCGGTACAGCCGGGCCTCAGCGTCGGCGTGATCATTCTGAGCTTTGCGGTGGTGATCATCGGCGGGCTGGGGTCGATCGAAGGCGCCGCGGTCGGCGCCCTGATCGTGGGGCTGGCCCGGGCCGGTGCAGTGCATCTGATGCCCGATGCCGAGCTGTTCATCATCTATCTCGTGATGGCCGCGGTGCTGGTTTTCCGTCCGGAAGGCCTGTTCGCCCGCGTCCAGGCGCGCAAGATCTGA
- a CDS encoding DUF2239 family protein has protein sequence MPVTASTPCTAFDGPRRIAAGPLARVAAAVTAAMEAGAGGPVLVFDDRSGAVIDLDLRGSADEVVARLAPDPVPEEAPRGRGRPKLGVVAREVTLLPRHWDWLADQPGGASVALRRLVEEARRRDAGPARIRAAQAAAHRFMTAMAGDLPGYEAALRALHAGDRAGFDAATAGWPADIARHASRLAAGALDEGAAEKGQSS, from the coding sequence ATGCCCGTCACCGCCTCCACCCCCTGCACCGCCTTCGACGGCCCGCGCCGCATAGCCGCCGGTCCTCTCGCCCGCGTCGCCGCGGCCGTGACGGCCGCGATGGAGGCCGGGGCGGGCGGTCCTGTGCTGGTCTTCGACGACCGGAGCGGCGCGGTGATCGATCTGGATCTGCGCGGCTCGGCCGACGAGGTGGTGGCACGCCTTGCCCCCGATCCGGTGCCGGAAGAGGCCCCGCGCGGCCGCGGCCGGCCGAAGCTGGGGGTGGTCGCGCGCGAAGTGACCCTGCTGCCGCGGCACTGGGACTGGCTGGCGGACCAGCCGGGCGGCGCTTCCGTCGCCCTGCGCCGGCTGGTGGAAGAGGCGCGCCGCCGCGATGCCGGCCCGGCGCGCATCCGCGCGGCCCAGGCCGCCGCCCACCGCTTCATGACCGCCATGGCCGGCGATCTGCCGGGGTACGAGGCGGCGCTCAGGGCGCTGCATGCGGGCGACCGCGCGGGTTTCGACGCAGCGACGGCCGGCTGGCCCGCCGATATCGCCCGGCATGCGTCCCGCCTGGCCGCGGGTGCCCTGGACGAGGGGGCGGCCGAAAAGGGTCAATCCTCCTGA
- a CDS encoding GIY-YIG nuclease family protein, with protein sequence MDRQDRKAAISAWKERRNAAGIYALRSATTGAVWVGAAPDVRTIRNRILFTLRHGSHRARDLQAAWAGDGEAGLGFEVLEVMDPGEETPAPYVVTDWLKARTAHWRAALKAHPL encoded by the coding sequence ATGGACCGACAGGATCGCAAGGCGGCGATCAGCGCCTGGAAAGAGCGCAGGAATGCTGCGGGCATCTATGCCCTGCGTTCCGCCACGACCGGTGCGGTCTGGGTGGGCGCGGCGCCGGATGTGCGGACGATCCGCAACCGGATCCTGTTCACGCTGCGCCATGGCAGCCACCGGGCGCGCGATCTTCAGGCCGCCTGGGCCGGCGACGGCGAGGCGGGGCTGGGCTTCGAGGTGCTGGAGGTGATGGATCCGGGCGAGGAAACCCCGGCGCCCTATGTCGTCACCGACTGGCTGAAGGCCCGTACCGCCCATTGGCGGGCGGCGCTGAAGGCCCACCCCCTCTGA